Part of the Methanococcus voltae genome is shown below.
AATATTACTTTTGAATTGTTTTTTTCCATAATTACACCTAATTAAAAATACAAATTAAATATTGTAATCAATTTACTTTATAATTCTTAATTTATTCTATATTAAGTTATTCTTTTATTTTTTATTTTAGTTTATTATAGTTTATTTTATTTTCCGATTTCCTGAATTTTATTGTATATTCTTTCATCCAGCCATTCTTTGTTGATGTATTTTTCATATACGGGCAATCTCTCGACTAAATTATAGCCCAATTCAGCACTAAATTTGTTTAATTCTTCGATCTCTGGCCAAGGCGCTTCAGGATTAACAAAATCTTTCGTAACAGGTGAAACTCCGCCCCAATCGTCAATACCTGCGAGTAATAATAATTGACCGGTTTCTTTATTTAAATTAGGTGGTACTTGAACAGAAATATCCTTTAAAATCATTCTAGAAATAATAATTGTTTTTAAAACCTCAATAGGCGTAGGTTCGGGGTAATTTTCCATAGCTATACCCTTTTTGGCTCTAAAATTTTGAACTATTACTTCTTGTATATTTCCGTATTTTTCGTTTATCCGATTAATTTCAAAAAGTGAATCCACCAATTCTTCTTTGGTTTCTCCAATACCTATTAAAATACCCGTTGTAAAAGGTATTTTCAATTTTCCCGCGTTTTCCATCATTTCAATACGCGTTTTAGGCAATTTTCCAATGCTATCTTTATGGGCAACTGTACTGCAAAGTCTGCTACTTGAATTTTCCAACATTAAACCCATAGAAGCGTTAACTTCCCGCAATGTCTTTAATTCTTCGTAAGAAAGTATCCCGCAATTTGTATGGGGTAATAAGTCCGTATTATTTAAACACCAGTCTTCAATATCATAGAGGTATTCGATGATATTGGCATAGCCCATTTTGTTCAATTCTTCCATTATTTTTGGATTTTCATCCACATTTTCTCCAAAAGTAAAAAGAGCTTCGTGGCAATTGTATTTATCCGCTTCCCTAAGCGTTTCCTTCATCTGTTCCTTTTTTAAAAGTGTGTAATTTTCTTCCCTAAATGTGCAGTAACCACAAATATTTCTGCACCAGGTACAAACCGGTATAAAAGCATTTTTTGAGTAAGTTATGACTTTATTGTTTATATTATTTACATTATTCTTGTTATTTACATTATTTTTATCGGCGTTATCTAATTTCGATAAATTTAATAAATTTTCTAAAATTTTTGTTGTAGATGTGGAATTTAAGATATTTAACGCATTTTCACGGCTTATCACACAATCACCATTACTGATTTTTATCAATTATGTTAAATAATTTTAATTAATTCTTATCAATTATGTTAAATAATTTTTAATTATTTCAATTTTTTAAATTAACCACCAGAAACTACAGGTAATATTCTTAATTTATCGTTATTTTGCAATATATCGTCATCGGACAGTATTTCCCCGTTTTTAACAATTAAAACGTCTTCTAAATCCATTAACTTAATAAGGGTATTTACATTACTATTTTCATTAATTTCAATTGTTTTTTCTTCATTATTGTAATTCACAATCACTTTGATTATATTATCCAAATTAATCAACTCAAAATTGTTATTTCCTATTTTATCATTATTCTTACTATTTATTTAATTTATTAACTTACTATCTATTTAATTTATTAAATTTATTTTTATTATTTTTATTATTTTTATTTTTTATTTTTTATTTTTATTTTTATCCTTTAAAAAGTTCAATAGTTCTTCAGTATCGCCCATCTGTTCTAATTCTTTTAAACTAAGCGCTGCAATTCTTTTATATTGCATATCTTTGTTTTCCAATATCAAAATTGAATGACTGTTGAATAATTTTGATATCTCATTGACTATTAAAGCTTTTCTTTTTACTTCTTCGTTGCTGGATTCTTGAATATTTGTAAACAACAAGTTTTTAGAGTTTTCCTTATCTTCCCCGAGCGCGTCAAAAGGTGCCCTAGTTGTTTCAGTTACATTAAACCCTAAATCGCTAAATAAGTCAAGTACGTTACTTTTAAAACTGTCTTCCTCAAATTGATTTTGATGGCTTTGATGGCTTTGATGATTTTTGGTCGATTCGCTGTTTATACCACTTACTTCATTTTTGATATTATCGTTGATATTAGGCTCGACGTGTTTTTCTCTGCTCGATATCTCGATATCTTCTCTTATAATGTGCAAACCCTTAACAAGTGGGACGTCCAAATATTCCTCAATTTTAATTGCAACTTCAGCGGACGGGTTTGCTTCGTTTTGCTCGTATTTGTATATAGTTTTCCTTGAAACACGGGATATTTCCGCTAGTTCGCCGACTGAAATATTCAACTGCTCACGGGTTCTTTTTAACACACTACCGTCGATATTAACGAAAAAACCGCCCCTATCGGCATAAACTACAGGAGGTCGCCCGGTTATCTGGTTTTCAAAAGTTTTTGTAGTTACTGCTTTTATATGGTGACGTTCATAAACTACTTCGTCTTCCATTGTTGAATTACGAGTTCTAGAACCAACTATTATGGGTGTAGCGGATACTATAGACGCTATTTTACATAATTCATCAGATTGCTGAGAGCTTAAGCTATCAATATTTTTTAACACTTTTATAAGCAATCTCGTGTTTCCCCTTCTTGCTATTAAATCAAAGCACGATCTGTCCAAGGATGGCTTTGAAATTACAAAATTATTTTCATATAGTATTTGAATACATTCTGATAATAATACTTCTCGCATTATAACCACGCTTTTTTTATATTTTATAAGTTACTTTACTGGTATAATCTGTAATTATTTATTGTATAAACTTTCATAAAATTCATAAAATTCATAATTCATAACATTCATAAATTACATAAAGTACGTTAAAGTAAATATATTTAATACAATTATAGTTATACTCTATATATAATTATATAGTTAATATTACGCTGGGTTAAACACAATTATAAATATTTTAGGTTAAATCATGGAAAAAAAGAATATCGATGACAAATTTATTGGATTAAAAATAAAAGACGCCATAATATTTAATGAAAATTTAAAAAAATATGTTGAAGTAAAAATAAATAAATCGGGAAAGGAAATTTACAAAATTGATTTTAATTCAAAAGAAGCAGTTTATGAATACAACGTAGCAATTTTAAAAGGATTGTATGGCTTAAATATGAAATTCCATAGCGATGCTTTGGTACCTACTCCAGTTAACAGATATACGTTTATTTATTACATAATATCTGAATTTTTAAATAACTTAGATACTTTAGATAAATCAGAAGATAAACCAGAACTAAATATTTTAGAAATAGGTACTGGTTCAGGGATTTTATCAATTTTAATGTCAAAATACTTCTGCGAATTAACCAATAAATGCGATAAAGATAATAAAGATATTGAATTAATTAACATGTATGCAACAGATATTAAAGAAGAATATTTAGAAATAGCAAGAGAAAATTACTCCAATAATTTAGATAAATTAAAATTACCAATTAAATTTGTTAATTCGCAAGGCAATTTAATAAAAAACATTTCAGAATTAAATAAAGAATTGAATAACAACAAGTATGATATAATATTTACCTATCCTCCATACTATTCAGACCATTCGGTCGCTTCTATACGGAGTTTTGGGGGTGCAGATGCCGAAAAGGTCGAGCTAATTGGTGGTGGTAAATATGGGGAAAAGTTTTCGGAAAAGTTAATTGAAGAAGCAAAAGACGTTTTAAATGAAAATGGAATTATTGCATTCATGTTTCCCGATAAACCCGAAGAAAGGCGTACTTTAGTTGAAAATAAAATTTTAGACTGCAATTTAAAGTTGGAAAAGTACGAAATTCAGTCTGGAAAACGTAAAAGACATATTATATTTGGAATTAAAAAATAATAATAAAAATAAACATAGCAATAAACATAAAAATATTAAATTAATGGCTTAATAAATTAATAAAATACAATTAAAATGGGATATTATGGAAAAATTAGATAATAAAAATAATAAAAATAATAAAAATAATAATGAGGATATAACCGAAATAAAAGCTTTAGAAGATAGATTAAAAGCTACTGGAACAGTTACAGTTCTTGGAGCGGGTCGCTTAGGCATTAGAGTAGTTATGGATTTATTAGAAGTCCATAGGGGCGGTTTTGAAAAAATACAAGTTTTTGACGGTGCAAAAATCGATAAAAACGATATTATCCATAGGAAATATGGTGCAAAAGTAGGGGACTTTAAAGCTAAATTTTTAGAGGATTTTTACCCTGAAAAAGTAACGGGAATTTCAAAATATGTGGATATTGAAAATATCCTCGAAATAGAAGGCGATGTTATAATATCCGTTATAGCAGGCGGGGATACTTTAAAAATCAGGGAATTAATATTGGATTACGCTTTAAAAAATAATAAACAATTTATATCTACAAATGGTGTTTTTGGAATTGAAAAACCTGTAAAAGTTGAAATGTCGCAAGACGCAAAAGGTCCAGTCGAATTTATGAAAAATATGCCAAATCATACCGTTGTTGGTACTGGGGGCTTAATTAAAGATGGTGAGCCAATTACACCATATACACTTGACAAAATGAGCGAATTAATAGTTAAAACTTCATTAAAACTTAAAAAATAGAAATTTTAAATATATTCTAATATTTTTTAAATAGATATATAAAAATTTAAAAAAAATTAATTTAATTAATTAACTTATTATCTAATTTAATTATTTATTTAACTTATTTGGTTTGAGTAGGTATGTAAGGTAATATGAAATCCACAAAGCTTTCTACGTTTCTTGTTTGGATGTATATTGTTCCAGTACCTGAAAATCTGTATACTAAACCTTCTCCACCCAATAAAGTTGATTTTAAACCGCCTACTTTGGTTAATTGGTAGTCTAATCCTTCGGTAAATCCTATTAAGTTACCGTTATCAACAACTAACGATTCATTGTTTAATTCAACTGTTTCTATTGCACCATAAGATGATAAGAATAAATCTCCTTCACCGTTTAATTTCATTAAAAATAAACCCTTACCGCCGAAGAAAGATTTAGCACCTCCAAATTTGGTGTCTATATCAATATTAGGGGATGAGGCTAAATAAGCTCCGTGTTGTACGTATAATGTACCATTTAATTTATGGTATTGTATATCCCCTGATAAAGAAGGTGCTAAAGCTAATTTACCAGAACCCTCAAAAGTGTTTAGGAATAAACTTTCGCCAACCACAGCTCTTTTTAATACGCCAAACAAGCCTCCTTTAGCTTGTGTTTTTATTTCCACACTTGGTTCCATGTAAACCATTGCACCAGTTTCTGTTACTATACCTTCATTGTTAAGATTTAGCTTTAAAATTGAATATGATGGACCTTTTTCGATAGAATAATCGTAAGCCATTTCTAACACCCTTAAATTTTTATAAATTAATTAATACGTTATTATTTATTCCATTTATTGTTTTTATCTTTTTTTATTTAGATTAATTATTATTTGTTAATTTAATTCAATAAATTAATAAACTAAATTAATAAACTAAATTTCTCCAATTCCAATATATATGTTATTGTTTCCAATTTTCTTAAAAGCTTCAGAATACAATTCAATACCGTATTTATCTGCAAATTCTTGCATTCTCTTTCTGCCAGTATCTTTAGTTCGTTCTCCAACTGAAACAAGTACGTAACTATCGTGAATTTTTTCACAAGCTAGTATCTTTTTTCTTTTGTACTGACCAACCCTTAAATCAAGGTTTATCATTTCAGGTATTTTTTCAAGGTGCATAATGGCTTGTTTTGCATCTTCAATTAACATACAGTCTTTTAAGTGCTCAAAGATTAATTTACTGCTTTCGTTATTTTTTATATCCTTTACATCTTTTTTAGCACTTGTTTTTTCTTTTGCATCAGATTTTTTTTCAATATTTTCTTTTTCTTTTCGCTCTTCCATTAATTTTTCACTCTTAATGGATTTGTCATTTGTATTGATGGCTAACCTATCCTTTTTATAGTAATTTAACTTACCACTTTGGAAATCTACGATTATAGACCTAGAAGCTCGGTTTATATCGGTAATGCCACCTTTTGCAAGATAGTTTAATTTTTTACCGATTAATTCTATCGTATCTTCATCTATTTTTTCAGCAGGAATCTCTGCTAATTCCTCGATTTTATAATACTCACTTAATATGGTATTATCAAATTTTTGAAGTCTTTGGAGGATTTTAATAGCCGGAGATGTGATATTTTTTGACTTTTCAAATCTTAAAGCTCCTGATATTATCAATTCGTCGTCATCGTTTGGTTCGATTATTCCGGGGGTGTCTAATAATTTTATATCCTTTGTAAGCTTAATCCATTGCTCTCCAACAGTTAAACCTGCAACTAAACCACTTCTAGCACTTTTTTTGCCCGTAAGTGAATTGATAATTGAAGATTTACCTACGTTAGGGTATCCTACTACACCTACAGTGCCAATGTTTTGAGGTTTGGATGAATTTGGATGGGAATTAATATTTGGATTAGGATTGGATGAGTTTTTAGCCTTATTTTTTGCATTAGCATAAATATGGAGCTTTATTTCGTCCCTTAATATTTTAGTACCTAACTTATGGGTAGCACTAACAAATACGACTGAAGCGTCAGGATTTTCTGCCATAAATTTCTTTTTCCAAACTTCTAAGATTTCTTTAGGTACTAAATCGGCTTTATTCAGTACATATATAAGTTTTTTACCATTGTGAATAATACTACTTTCTAAATCGTAGTTACGGGTAGTTTCGGGGTCTCTAGCATCTACCACTAGTAAAATAACGTCACATTCTGTTATTATCCCTTTAACCTTTAATTTTGTTGATATTCTAAGTGTTGATTTTTTCTTTTCCATGATTTCACCATAAAATTGATTAAATACTTTTATACATCTATACGTCCTTAAGTTATAAAGTTATAAAGTTTAATTATAAATTTATAAATTTCAAGTTGTATCAATTAAAATAGTAGCATATCATTTAAATAATTATCAGTGTAAATTATTGATAGAATTATTAAAATTGATAGAATTGGTAGAATCATATAAAAATAGTTATATAATATGATAAATAGATAAATAATCCATAAAATTATTAAAATCGGTGTAAAAATGTCAAATTTAAGAGCATTAAGAGCAAGATTAAGAGATTTTGTAGAAACTGAAGAGGGTTATTTTGCAGTTAATACATATCAACACCCAAATGACAGAATAATTGCATTTTTAAGGTACATTAATTTAAATAAACTATCAGAAGTGACAAATAAGGAAATTGACGAATTATTATGTATATATAATTTAAATAAAGACGATGTACGAATTAAATTAGACGAAAATGGAAATGAGTTGCAATTTATTAAAGTAGCAGATTCGAAAACTGCATACGATATATTACAACAAAATTATCCAAGATACGTTTATTATGATAGTGTAAACGACGTATTGTTGCACGCTATACCTTACGCCGATATAAAACAGATTATAAGTCCAAAAGACAGATTAATGGAAATAATAAAGAACCCCAAGACGCCACTGGAAGAAAAATGTAAAAGATTAGCTGAAAAGTTAAAAGAATGTGGTAAAAAGAATAATTTACCTATTGATTTTGATAA
Proteins encoded:
- the cofG gene encoding 7,8-didemethyl-8-hydroxy-5-deazariboflavin synthase subunit CofG; protein product: MISRENALNILNSTSTTKILENLLNLSKLDNADKNNVNNKNNVNNINNKVITYSKNAFIPVCTWCRNICGYCTFREENYTLLKKEQMKETLREADKYNCHEALFTFGENVDENPKIMEELNKMGYANIIEYLYDIEDWCLNNTDLLPHTNCGILSYEELKTLREVNASMGLMLENSSSRLCSTVAHKDSIGKLPKTRIEMMENAGKLKIPFTTGILIGIGETKEELVDSLFEINRINEKYGNIQEVIVQNFRAKKGIAMENYPEPTPIEVLKTIIISRMILKDISVQVPPNLNKETGQLLLLAGIDDWGGVSPVTKDFVNPEAPWPEIEELNKFSAELGYNLVERLPVYEKYINKEWLDERIYNKIQEIGK
- a CDS encoding MoaD/ThiS family protein, whose amino-acid sequence is MDNIIKVIVNYNNEEKTIEINENSNVNTLIKLMDLEDVLIVKNGEILSDDDILQNNDKLRILPVVSGG
- a CDS encoding transcriptional regulator; this translates as MREVLLSECIQILYENNFVISKPSLDRSCFDLIARRGNTRLLIKVLKNIDSLSSQQSDELCKIASIVSATPIIVGSRTRNSTMEDEVVYERHHIKAVTTKTFENQITGRPPVVYADRGGFFVNIDGSVLKRTREQLNISVGELAEISRVSRKTIYKYEQNEANPSAEVAIKIEEYLDVPLVKGLHIIREDIEISSREKHVEPNINDNIKNEVSGINSESTKNHQSHQSHQNQFEEDSFKSNVLDLFSDLGFNVTETTRAPFDALGEDKENSKNLLFTNIQESSNEEVKRKALIVNEISKLFNSHSILILENKDMQYKRIAALSLKELEQMGDTEELLNFLKDKNKNKK
- a CDS encoding RlmF-related methyltransferase produces the protein MEKKNIDDKFIGLKIKDAIIFNENLKKYVEVKINKSGKEIYKIDFNSKEAVYEYNVAILKGLYGLNMKFHSDALVPTPVNRYTFIYYIISEFLNNLDTLDKSEDKPELNILEIGTGSGILSILMSKYFCELTNKCDKDNKDIELINMYATDIKEEYLEIARENYSNNLDKLKLPIKFVNSQGNLIKNISELNKELNNNKYDIIFTYPPYYSDHSVASIRSFGGADAEKVELIGGGKYGEKFSEKLIEEAKDVLNENGIIAFMFPDKPEERRTLVENKILDCNLKLEKYEIQSGKRKRHIIFGIKK
- a CDS encoding ThiF family adenylyltransferase, which translates into the protein MEKLDNKNNKNNKNNNEDITEIKALEDRLKATGTVTVLGAGRLGIRVVMDLLEVHRGGFEKIQVFDGAKIDKNDIIHRKYGAKVGDFKAKFLEDFYPEKVTGISKYVDIENILEIEGDVIISVIAGGDTLKIRELILDYALKNNKQFISTNGVFGIEKPVKVEMSQDAKGPVEFMKNMPNHTVVGTGGLIKDGEPITPYTLDKMSELIVKTSLKLKK
- a CDS encoding TIGR00266 family protein; protein product: MAYDYSIEKGPSYSILKLNLNNEGIVTETGAMVYMEPSVEIKTQAKGGLFGVLKRAVVGESLFLNTFEGSGKLALAPSLSGDIQYHKLNGTLYVQHGAYLASSPNIDIDTKFGGAKSFFGGKGLFLMKLNGEGDLFLSSYGAIETVELNNESLVVDNGNLIGFTEGLDYQLTKVGGLKSTLLGGEGLVYRFSGTGTIYIQTRNVESFVDFILPYIPTQTK
- a CDS encoding GTPase, translated to MEKKKSTLRISTKLKVKGIITECDVILLVVDARDPETTRNYDLESSIIHNGKKLIYVLNKADLVPKEILEVWKKKFMAENPDASVVFVSATHKLGTKILRDEIKLHIYANAKNKAKNSSNPNPNINSHPNSSKPQNIGTVGVVGYPNVGKSSIINSLTGKKSARSGLVAGLTVGEQWIKLTKDIKLLDTPGIIEPNDDDELIISGALRFEKSKNITSPAIKILQRLQKFDNTILSEYYKIEELAEIPAEKIDEDTIELIGKKLNYLAKGGITDINRASRSIIVDFQSGKLNYYKKDRLAINTNDKSIKSEKLMEERKEKENIEKKSDAKEKTSAKKDVKDIKNNESSKLIFEHLKDCMLIEDAKQAIMHLEKIPEMINLDLRVGQYKRKKILACEKIHDSYVLVSVGERTKDTGRKRMQEFADKYGIELYSEAFKKIGNNNIYIGIGEI